A genomic window from Ananas comosus cultivar F153 linkage group 22, ASM154086v1, whole genome shotgun sequence includes:
- the LOC109727417 gene encoding uncharacterized protein LOC109727417 isoform X2, with product MASSALSSPLPPSFHSPTPHPYPFPSSLSLLPSPLLRLAHRTSLTTVSFSGSRQEYASEEAKKKILESYGLDPSDFIDEQSPRLRRRKKGEEAGKEGKGRQKPVLTEAPKSPRTTHRLLQVLGGKARRRKLLSPKGMDVRPMMEVVRGAAFDILQVASGCPASLRPGRWLDLYSGTGSVGIEAISRGCSEAHFVEMDPWIVSEVLRPNLEWTGFLDASVIHMNRVENFLEHVQQSRVDYSILMDQLAKSPLVGEDCFILVEYPLKTSMADTCGHLVKIADRRFGRTNLLIYGPAWAEKKKKSGKTLLTLE from the exons ATGGCGTCCTCCGCtctttcctctcctctcccaccCTCTTTCCACTCTCCTACACCACATCCCTACCCCTTtccctcctctctttctctcctacCTTCTCCCCTACTACGCCTCGCTCATCGCACCTCGCTCACCACCGTCTCTTTCTCCG GTTCTCGGCAGGAATACGCGAGCGAGGAGGCGAAGAAGAAGATACTCGAAAGCTACGGCCTCGATCCATCTGATTTCATAGATGAGCAATCGCCTAGG ttgaggaggaggaagaagggagAGGAAGCAGGTAAAGAAGGGAAAGGGAGGCAAAAGCCGGTGCTCACTGAAGCGCCGAAGTCGCCTCGTACCACTCATAGATTGCTTCAG GTGCTTGGGGGAAAAGCTCGTAGAAGGAAATTGCTTTCTCCAAAAGGAATGGATGTCCGACCAATGATGGAAGTTGTAAGAGGAGCAGCATTTGACATTTTACAG GTGGCTAGTGGTTGTCCTGCTTCGTTGAGGCCAGGTCGCTGGCTAGACCTATATAGCGGCACCGGATCTGTTGGCATTGAAGCTATCAGTCGAGGATGTTCAGAG GCACACTTTGTTGAGATGGATCCTTGGATTGTGTCTGAGGTTCTACGGCCAAATTTAGAATGGACTGGATTCCTTGATGCTTCAGTTATCCATATGAATCGTGTAGAGAATTTCTTGGAACATGTTCAACAGTCTAGAG TCGATTACAGCATACTAATGGATCAGCTTGCCAAATCTCCTTTGGTAGGAGAAGACTGCTTTATT CTTGTCGAGTACCCACTAAAAACTTCAATGGCTGACACTTGTGGACACCTAGTAAAG ATTGCTGATCGGCGGTTTGGTAGGACTAACTTGCTAATCTACGGACCAGCTTGggcagagaagaagaagaaatcagGAAAGACCTTGCTAACTTTGGAGTAA
- the LOC109727417 gene encoding uncharacterized protein LOC109727417 isoform X1: MASSALSSPLPPSFHSPTPHPYPFPSSLSLLPSPLLRLAHRTSLTTVSFSGSRQEYASEEAKKKILESYGLDPSDFIDEQSPRLRRRKKGEEAGKEGKGRQKPVLTEAPKSPRTTHRLLQVLGGKARRRKLLSPKGMDVRPMMEVVRGAAFDILQVASGCPASLRPGRWLDLYSGTGSVGIEAISRGCSEAHFVEMDPWIVSEVLRPNLEWTGFLDASVIHMNRVENFLEHVQQSRVKSRSFDYISVTPPYTAVDYSILMDQLAKSPLVGEDCFILVEYPLKTSMADTCGHLVKIADRRFGRTNLLIYGPAWAEKKKKSGKTLLTLE, encoded by the exons ATGGCGTCCTCCGCtctttcctctcctctcccaccCTCTTTCCACTCTCCTACACCACATCCCTACCCCTTtccctcctctctttctctcctacCTTCTCCCCTACTACGCCTCGCTCATCGCACCTCGCTCACCACCGTCTCTTTCTCCG GTTCTCGGCAGGAATACGCGAGCGAGGAGGCGAAGAAGAAGATACTCGAAAGCTACGGCCTCGATCCATCTGATTTCATAGATGAGCAATCGCCTAGG ttgaggaggaggaagaagggagAGGAAGCAGGTAAAGAAGGGAAAGGGAGGCAAAAGCCGGTGCTCACTGAAGCGCCGAAGTCGCCTCGTACCACTCATAGATTGCTTCAG GTGCTTGGGGGAAAAGCTCGTAGAAGGAAATTGCTTTCTCCAAAAGGAATGGATGTCCGACCAATGATGGAAGTTGTAAGAGGAGCAGCATTTGACATTTTACAG GTGGCTAGTGGTTGTCCTGCTTCGTTGAGGCCAGGTCGCTGGCTAGACCTATATAGCGGCACCGGATCTGTTGGCATTGAAGCTATCAGTCGAGGATGTTCAGAG GCACACTTTGTTGAGATGGATCCTTGGATTGTGTCTGAGGTTCTACGGCCAAATTTAGAATGGACTGGATTCCTTGATGCTTCAGTTATCCATATGAATCGTGTAGAGAATTTCTTGGAACATGTTCAACAGTCTAGAG TTAAAAGTaggtcatttgattacattagTGTGACACCGCCATATACTGCAGTCGATTACAGCATACTAATGGATCAGCTTGCCAAATCTCCTTTGGTAGGAGAAGACTGCTTTATT CTTGTCGAGTACCCACTAAAAACTTCAATGGCTGACACTTGTGGACACCTAGTAAAG ATTGCTGATCGGCGGTTTGGTAGGACTAACTTGCTAATCTACGGACCAGCTTGggcagagaagaagaagaaatcagGAAAGACCTTGCTAACTTTGGAGTAA